The following are encoded together in the Vibrio splendidus genome:
- a CDS encoding TetR/AcrR family transcriptional regulator — translation MTTHAPQDKRQQILSAAEKLIAEVGFQGLSMQKLAKEAGVAAGTIYRYFDDKDHLIDDVRVLVTQRVADAVQEGVDDSDPIKQRYRTMWLNIWNLAGTNLAAIKNRVQYDSLPITNSLNFRELERKMFAQVELLFNEGKEQGLFKPLDNEVLSGLSLAASVSLARKHSLGFYQLDEAELESAIEASWDAIIKH, via the coding sequence ATGACAACTCATGCACCTCAGGATAAACGCCAACAAATACTTTCTGCCGCTGAAAAGCTCATTGCGGAGGTCGGTTTTCAAGGCCTTTCAATGCAAAAATTAGCCAAAGAGGCGGGAGTTGCTGCAGGCACTATCTACCGCTACTTCGATGATAAAGACCACTTGATAGATGATGTTCGAGTGCTCGTGACTCAACGAGTAGCAGATGCTGTTCAAGAAGGGGTTGATGATTCGGATCCAATTAAGCAACGCTACCGTACTATGTGGTTGAACATATGGAACTTAGCGGGAACGAACTTAGCCGCGATAAAAAATCGGGTTCAATATGACTCACTGCCCATCACAAATAGCCTAAACTTCAGGGAACTAGAACGTAAAATGTTTGCCCAAGTTGAGCTGCTATTTAATGAGGGTAAAGAGCAAGGACTGTTTAAACCACTTGATAATGAAGTATTAAGCGGCTTGAGCTTAGCGGCTAGTGTATCTCTAGCGCGAAAGCATTCTTTAGGATTTTACCAACTCGACGAGGCAGAACTAGAATCTGCAATAGAAGCCAGTTGGGATGCAATAATTAAACACTAG
- a CDS encoding efflux RND transporter periplasmic adaptor subunit codes for MKKWTFFMLLIAVLLFGSVIGFNMFKQQKIAEYMANRPEPEFPVTVTEVQPIDWVPVIEAIGFIEPNQGVTLANETSGVIDQISFGSGTDVKNDQLLVRLDSGVEKANLKSSEARLPAAKAKYKRYQGLYKKGSISKEAYDEAEANYYSLSADIESLKASIERREIRAPFDGKVGIRNVYLGQYLQSGTDIVRLEDTSVMRLRFTVSQTDISRINVGQAIDIFVDAYPEKPFEGSISAIEPAVSIQSGLIQVQADIPNNDGKLRSGMFARANIILPKLENQVTLPQTAITFTLYGDNVYILTEEDGVQRVAQHVVKVGERTAEIAHILEGVKAGDTVVTSGQVRLSNGAKVKVVESDAITPPSETPKL; via the coding sequence ATGAAAAAGTGGACTTTCTTCATGTTACTCATCGCTGTACTTCTTTTCGGCAGCGTTATTGGGTTCAACATGTTCAAACAACAAAAAATTGCTGAGTATATGGCCAACCGCCCTGAACCAGAGTTTCCAGTAACGGTTACTGAAGTTCAGCCGATCGACTGGGTTCCAGTAATTGAAGCTATCGGCTTCATCGAACCTAACCAAGGTGTCACGCTAGCGAATGAAACCAGCGGTGTTATTGACCAAATCTCTTTTGGTTCTGGTACTGATGTTAAAAATGACCAACTTCTTGTTCGTCTTGATTCTGGCGTAGAAAAGGCAAATCTAAAGAGTTCTGAAGCTCGCCTGCCTGCGGCAAAAGCAAAATACAAACGCTACCAAGGCCTGTATAAGAAAGGTTCTATTTCAAAAGAAGCATACGATGAAGCAGAAGCAAACTACTACTCTCTATCTGCTGATATTGAAAGCCTAAAAGCATCTATCGAACGCCGTGAAATTCGTGCTCCTTTCGATGGCAAAGTGGGTATTCGTAACGTGTACCTAGGTCAATACCTGCAATCAGGTACAGATATCGTTCGTTTAGAAGATACCAGCGTGATGCGCCTACGCTTTACTGTATCTCAAACAGATATCTCTCGTATCAATGTTGGTCAGGCTATCGACATCTTTGTTGATGCTTACCCAGAGAAACCGTTTGAAGGCTCTATCAGTGCCATTGAACCCGCAGTAAGTATCCAAAGTGGTCTTATTCAAGTTCAAGCAGACATTCCAAACAATGATGGCAAGCTTCGTAGCGGCATGTTTGCGCGTGCTAACATCATTCTGCCTAAGCTAGAGAACCAAGTAACGTTGCCTCAAACAGCGATTACTTTCACTCTATATGGTGACAATGTTTACATCCTGACGGAAGAAGACGGCGTTCAACGTGTTGCTCAACATGTTGTAAAAGTAGGTGAGCGTACCGCTGAGATTGCACACATCCTTGAAGGCGTTAAAGCCGGCGATACGGTTGTAACTTCTGGCCAAGTACGTCTAAGTAACGGTGCCAAAGTTAAGGTTGTTGAAAGTGATGCAATCACTCCACCATCTGAAACACCTAAGCTGTAA